The genomic region CCGCCATTTATATAGCACATGAACCGTTCTTCTCTAATATTAGAACCATAACAGGCATACCATATTTGATCAATGCCATCTTCCATAAAAACTATAGGTCTTTTAATTCCTCTGTAGTTAGGTTTTGAGGTTTTTTCCCAAACCTACGTGTATCCTCTTTTGTGAGAGTTCTAAAATCTTCAGATTTTGGAGTATGATCTAATCTATCGAAAAGCTCCTCTGGCAATTGAGTTAATTTTCTTGTTTCCAGGTTTATCCAGGAACCCATCATTTCACAGGTAGCACAATTCTTTCCGTTATGGTCATATATTCTGTGCGTAAATTCGAAGAACATACCATCTTCAGATAGTCCGCTCAATTCAAGTGTTACCGTAACAGGTTCTCCTGCAAATATTTCCTTGAAATAATAGATGTGTTCGTAAAAAACAATGGGGCCGAGGTTAAAATGAGACAGTTGTTTATGTCCAAATCCATTTTCCATCAGAAAACTCATACGAGTATGACTCATAAAATTTACAAATGCCGAATTCGCCAAATGCCTGTTGGCGTCCAGATCACTCCATCTTATTTCGAACTTTTTGCTATACATAATCTTCAATTTATTCAAAACTACCAATAAATATTATGCGTGCATACCTTATTTTACCTAAGTTTATATTAAAATTGGAAAAGGATGCCGGTGATCTCAGAGAATTATATTCCGCCAGGAATTTTTAAAAGCGGTGATGCTTCCACGATCTACGCTGCCACTTTAAGAAAAGTAGAGATTCCAATCTTTGAAAGGGAAAGGATCGAACTAAGTGACGGTGATTTTTTAGATATAGATTGGAGCTATCCGGCGAACCGGAATTCTAAAAATCTGGTCATTCTACTACATGGTCTTGCCGGAAAAGCAGACAGGCCTTACATGAAAGGTATGGCCAGGGCTTTCAATTTAAAGAACTGGACCGCCGTGGGCATGAACTTTCGAGGTTGTAGTGATGAATTGAACCGTCTCTACAAAAGTTATCACGCGGGCGCGAGTGACGACCTTGCAGAATTAATGACCCATATATTATCGCTGAAAGAATATAATAAAATAGCTCTTATAGGTTTTAGTCTGGGTGGCAATATGCTCATGAAATACCTGGGCGAGAACCGCAGCCTTCCAGATGAAGTCATTGGAGCGGTAGGAGTATCTGTTCCATGTGATCTATCAGGTTCTCTGGGTGCCATTAACCGAATGAGAAACTTTGTGTATTCAAAAAGATTCGAGTTAAACCTAAAACAGCACTTGTATGAAAGAGCCGAAAAATTCCCTGACCATCTGAATAAAAAGGATATTTCGGCATGTAGCTCTTTAAGAGATATAGACGACCTGTATACTTCCAGGGCTCATGGTTACAAGAATGCTGCTGATTATTACAAAAAGACCAGCGCCCTTGTTTATTTAAAGGGTATTAGAAAGCCTACCTTAATGATCAATGCCGAAAACGACAGTTTCCTTTCTCAGAAATGTTACCCTATAGAGATCGCAGAAAATTCTGAATTTCTTCATCTGGAAATTCCAAAATATGGTGGGCATGTTGGTTTTGTTACCAGAGCTCCACTCTACTATCATGAAAAAAGAGCTGTAGAATTCATTGAATCACTATAATTAATTCTGTTTTCTAAGCGTCGATCAATTACTCATTCAATTGGAGATGCTATAGAATTGATTATCTTTGCGCAAGCTTTTAAAATTCAGGCATGATTCAATCTATGACAGGCTTCGGGAAAAGCGTTACTCAAATTCCCAACAAGAAAATCACTGTAGAGCTAAAGTCTCTGAACAGTAAGAATTTTGACCTGAATGCTCGCATTCCGTCTCAGTACAGGGAAAAGGAATTAGATCTTCGGAATATCATCTCAAATTCTTTAGGTCGCGGCAAGGTAGATCTTTCCATCTATGTTGAATATACCGGGGAGCAAACATCTACCAATGTGAATACCGAGGTAGTAAAGAACTATATGGATCAACTGAAAAATATAGTAGATGCCAGTGAGGTAGAATTGCTGAAGATGGCTGTGAAAATGCCAGATGCACTAAAAACCGAAAGGGATGAGATAGACGATGAAGAATTCAAAGCTATTGAAGGTGCTGTTATGGATGCGTTAACCGAAATCAATGGTTTTAGAACCGATGAGGGTAATGCGCTGGAAAAAGATCTTAGCATGAGAATTGCGAACATCAAGAACCTTCTAGATGACGTGATCAAAATAGATCCAGACAGGGTTGATGCCGTGAGAGAAAGACTTAGAAAAGGCATCGATGAGATCAAAGAACAGGTAGACGAGAACAGATTTGAGCAAGAGCTTGTTTATTATATTGAGAAATTTGATATCACCGAAGAAAAGGTAAGACTTGACAACCACCTGGATTACTTTCAGAAGACTCTAGATTCCAAAGATTCCAACGGAAGGAAACTAGCTTTTATCTCCCAGGAAATTGGACGTGAGATCAACACGATAGGAAGTAAATCTAATTATGCTCCCATGCAGCAGATGGTGGTGCAAATGAAGGATGAGCTGGAGAAAATTAAGGAACAAATTCTAAATGTACTCTAAATGAGCGAAGGGAAACTTATCGTTTTTTCTGCTCCTTCCGGGTCCGGGAAAACCACGATAGTACGTCACTTATTAAAGCATGAAGAATTGAAACTGGATTTTTCCATTTCGGCGACTTCACGCGAACCAAGAGGAAATGAGGTAGATGGGAAAGATTATTACTTTCTGTCTTTAAGCGATTTCAAGCAAAAGATCAAAAATGATGAATTCCTGGAATGGGAAGAAGTTTACCGTGATAATTTCTACGGAACATTGAAAAGCGAAGTAGAGCGTATCTGGAACAAAGGCAAACACGTTATTTTTGATATTGATGTTGTTGGAGGCCTGGATATTAAACATATTTATCCAGATAGAACGCTAGCCGTCTTTGTAAAGCCACCTAGTATCGAGGAATTAAAGATCCGCCTTAAGAAAAGGAAAACCGAAAGTGACGATAAAATTAATATGCGTGTAGCAAAGGCATCCATTGAGTTGGCTACCGCGCCTCAGTTCGACTTCATTATAGAGAACAATCATTTGGGTACGGCCTTGAAGGAAGCATATAGCCTTGTATCTAATTATGTTGGAGCTGAAAAACCAAAGGAATGAATAGAAAGGTAGGTTTGTTCTTTGGAACTTTTAACCCAATACATACCGGCCACCTGATCATTGCCAATCACATGGCTGAATACTCAGACCTGGAAGAGGTTTGGTTAGTGGTCACTCCGCACAATCCTCACAAGAAGAAAAACACTCTCCTTGATAATCACCATAGACTGGAAATGGTGTACAGGGCTTGTGAAAGCTATGATAAATTAAAACCGAGCAATATTGAATTTGGTTTACCGCAACCAAACTATACTGTACACACCCTGGCTCATCTTCAGGAAAAATTCCCTACGAACGATTTTTGTTTAATAATGGGAGAAGATAACCTGCGGAACTTCCACAAATGGAAGAATTCTGATGTAATCCTGGAGAATCATGAAATCTATGTCTATCCAAGGATCGCTAAGGGTGAAATTGCAGACAGGTATAAGGAACATCCAAAAATAAACAGGATAGATGCACCCATCGTGGAGATATCGTCTACTTTTATTAGAAAATCTATAAAGGATCTGAAGAATGTAAGGCCTTTACTAGCAGAAAAGGTGTGGGAGTATATGGATCAAATGAACTTTTATAAATAAGTAAAAGACTGTTTAAAAATCTATTTTGAATCTTCTTTTTAGCTGATTGAACCTACTTTTTTCATTGTGGAACTACAAGCTTTAGAACGTCGACTGCTCTCAGTGTAACATTCTCAAAATTCTCAAACAGTCTTTTGTTATTTTATCTTTTATCGCCTAGTGGCGGAATTCTAAGTACCTGCCCAGGATAGATCTTATCTGGATCCTGCAACATTGGTTTATTCGCTTCGAAGATCAACGGATACTGATTCGCATCTCCGTAATGTTCTTTTGATATTTTACTGAGAGTATCACCTCTTTCAACCGTATGAAAAACAGCTTCAGGTTCGGTATTTTGAACATCCATCTTATCATCAACCTGAGCAATACCTTCAGAGTTTCCTACTACCAGGATTATCTTTTCTCTAGTAGCCTGGTCCAGGGCCTTCCCTGATATCACTGCCATATCATTTTCAATATGTATTTTTAAATTTTCAGCTTTAAGGTTCAGATCTTTAATAGTTTGCTCGAGTTTACTTGCTGCCTTCTCATTTTGCTTAAGATCATCCTTAACTCCAACCTCCTTAGAATCAGAATTATCGATCCCAAAAACTTTCTTTCCGGCTTCCTTAATAAATGAAAATATTCCCATATTGTTGATTTGTAGTTAGTTACTAAATGTACAAAAGTGAAACTATTTTCTAGTGGTGAGCAGTCCTAAAGTTTTCCAAAAAAACCCAAATCAAAATCAAAAAAACCGCCTCTCGCGAAACGGTTTTTTCAACTAAATAACCAACCAAAAAAACTAAGTAGGTCTCCCCTGAAAAGATCTGAAGGAGACCAATTCTATAACGGGACAGTTTCTATTAGATTGCATGGATCTACCGCTCATAATGTTAAAGTTCCAATATTAATTCATTGACAAATTCTCAACAAATCGACCTAAATAAAGCGAAAACCTTTATATCCCTGTAAATTTGATTATTTTTGAAAAAGAGAATGGAATTATATGGATAAAGCTCCTAGTTTTGGTGTTATTGGTGGTGGTAGTTGGGCCACGGCTATAGTAAAAATGTTGTGTGAAAACCTTGATGAGGTGAACTGGTATATGCGTAGTGTTTATGCACTGGAGCATATCAAAAAACAGGATCACAACCCTAATTATCTGAGTTCGGTAGAATTCGACAATAATCAGCTTAATCTTAGCAATGACATTAATGAAGTTGTAGAAGCTTCAGAATATATAATTTTTGCCATTCCCTCTGCATTTTTAAAGCGCGAGCTAGATAATTTGACGATTCCGCTAAAAGACAAAGTAGTTTTTTCTGCTATAAAAGGAATAGTTCCCGAAACAAGTTTGATCGTTGGAGAACATTTCAATGAATACTTTGACGTACCTATGGAAAATATAGGGATCCTAACCGGACCCTGTCACGCAGAAGAGGTTGCTCTGGAAAGACTATCATATTTAACCGTCGCCTGCCAGGATGAAAAAAAGGCTGAGATCGTTGCTGGTTATTTGGGCAGTGATTATATCACCTGTAAAATAAGCGATGATGTAATTGGAACGGAATACGCTGCGGTTTTAAAGAATATTTATGCTATTGCTGCGGGAATCGCCCACGGGCTTGGTTATGGAGATAATTTCCAAAGCGTACTTATGAGCAATGCCATTCGGGAAATGAAGAAATTCATTAAGAAAGTACATAAGATGAAAAGGAATATCAATGACTCCGCATACCTCGGAGACCTTCTGGTTACGGGATATTCTGTATTTAGTCGTAACCGTATGTTTGGGAATATGATTGGTAAGGGATATACGGTGAAAAGTGCTCAAATGGAAATGAGTATGATCGCTGAGGGCTACTATGCTACGGAAAGCGCTTACAAAATAAATAAAGAAAAAGGCGCAAAAACTCCTATAATCAATGCCGTCTATGCTATACTTTATGAAGGAAAGAATCCTAAGAAAGTATTCAATAAACTGGTTGACAAATTAGATTAGCTATAAGTTTTTTCCTACTTTTTTAGCCTATAACAACCTGATAATAAACTTTTCGGCGATTTTTTTGTTAAAGTTATGGATTTTAATATTACATTTACTTTATCAAATCTAATGAACCAATCTTATGAAAACTAACTATTTAGGCCTGGCCTTAATTGCCGCTTTGGGTTTCACTTCCTGTCAATCTGATGTTTCTTCAGAAAATCCTGAAGAAGTGCTGGAAATTCAGAATTCTGAAAAAGAAAAACCTCATGATGCAAACAAATTGCATATTCCACTTATTGTTGGGGGAGATTCTGAGATCGATGGTTACCGACTGCACGATGCCGGAACTTTTGCCGGTTCACTGGCAGATTGTGACACTTATGTTCACTATCATGGGCCTGAAGAACTAACAGTTTTTGAGGACGAACCGCAATCCTATCACGGAGAGATCGAACTTACCAGTCTTGCTTTAAATGACCAGCTTAACATTTGTGGTACATTTAAGGTAGAAGAAAATATCGGTATTAACTATGCCGGAGTTCTTAACCTTGGTGGAGACGCCTGGATTGGTGGAGATGTAACCGTGATCTACGGTGGTCATTTAACTGTACAGGGAAAAATAACCATAGAAGGTGACCTGGTATTAAAGAAAGGTGCAACTTTGGAATTCCTTGGAGAGGATGACTCTATCGAAGTTCTTGGAAAAGTTAAGATCGCTAAGAAAGCGATAATTAACGGTGACTTCACTGATGTTTCCAATAAAATAAAATAATTCTACTTACATAAATAGAGAAAAAAGGCTGGTCAATGACCGGCCTTTTTTATTGGAAAGAATTTTCCTATACGTCTTTTCTTACACTTTATCGAATAGTCCTGCCGTTTAAAGAGTTTATAGTTATTATCCCGGCCTAATTACTATTTTTAGCCGTCCAAATACCAAATCTAAAATATTTATGTTTAAAAGATTACTTGCATTAAGCCTGTTTTCGGCATTAATTTTCACATCTTGTGAGAAAGACAGTCCTGCCCCAGATAATCCTGCACAGGATTTCAAAATCTCCAGAGACGCTTCTGAATTGCAAGGAGCTATCAATTTCAATGAGACCGGAGTTATTGGTGTAGCAAATATAAATATCACCAGAGGTGCAGAAGCAGCCTCGGTTTTCGGGATAGAACAGATCGCCTTCGTGGAGCCACCAATTGTTGATGGAACTACCTTACGTGCAACTCATGTAGACGTAAAAGGAAATTTTGCCTATGTGTCCTACAATAAAGAAGGTGCTACTTACCTTGGTGCTGTAGATGTAATAAACATCCAGGACAAGTACAGCCCGGTGTTAGTAAACAGAATGACTACTTCAATTGCTGATATAAACTCTCTGTTTGTAGACGCTAATGATCAACTAGTAATAACTGGGGCTTCTGCAAAAAACAATCGGGGCACTGGACAACATACTATGTTGGCCTATTTTAACCTTGAAAATGGTAACCTCCCTTCTACTTTAGTAAGAGAAGCAACAGATATTAGAGTAGATGTTAATTACAACCTTGATTTTGGTAATACCGGTAATGCAGGGGTGCATATTCTGCCTTACAATGGTTATGCAATTTCAGTAAGTGGAGATGCTGGGGCGATCACTAAATTAGAATATCCTGGAGCCTTAACCGCTTTTGATGGTCTTTATACTGACGAGCTTGGAGATCTTAGATATGCTGCTCTAAATAATAATACTCTGGCTGTGCTCAGCGGAGTTGACGGACTTCTGAATTTTACAGTAAACGAAGAATTCGTTCTTAATTCCAAAATTGCCACTGCTCCATTAACGGCAGAATCTAAAAGAACCATCGCCTGGTATGGTGATAATATTTTGGTTTCTGAAGGATCGCAGGGTGCAGGAATTTACAATTTCGAAGCTGGAGCAAAAATTGCCAGCCTTCCATTAAGACTACATCCTGATGCTTCAGAAATTAATCCTGAAGATAAAGTGACCAACGCAGTATCTACAGATGGTAACTTTATTTATATGGCAAACGGCGGAGCCGGTCTGGATATCATTAAACTAGGTGAAAGCTTAAATCCTGTGGCCGAAGGTATCGCCGAGATACAGGGAAGCGCGAATTTTGTACAGGCAAAAGGAGAATATATTTATGTAGCCTCAGGAACCGGCTTAAAGATCCTGAAGGTTATAGCTCCAATATTAGATAATGAGACAGCTAGCTTCCTTAATTGTTCAGAATATGACCTCTATACCGGTGATAAGAACTTAAATATCCCCTCTGGTGTTGAAGCTTCTTACAGCGGACTAATTAACCTGAAACATCTTAACGTTAATGGTACCCTCAACGTATGTGGTGATCTGCTGATCGAGAAGAGCGCCAATTTAAGCAGTGATTCCGCGCTTAATATGTCTGGAAACTTTAAACTTGGGAATAAGAAATCATCTGAGAATCTTGTGATCAATGCAAAGAGTTCTTTCAGAATAGAAGGAGTAATAGAAATTCACGGAGACCTTATTATTGCTAGTGAAGGAGTATTGGAATTCGTTGGTGAAAATTCAAAGATCTACGTTGCCGGTGATGTGAAGATTAATAGTGGTGGCGAAGTGATAGGAGAATTTGAAGACCTTAATAATAAATTTGATTAGATTCGGTTAATCTATTTCAATGAAAAAGCCCCGGAAAGTATCCCGGGGCTTTTTTTATTTCTAACCTTTTATCTATTTAGCTAATATTCCTTTTTCCGGGATAATTGGAATTTCGGCGGAAGTACTTTCTTTAATTGTATTCGGCTTAAAAAGAAAGGTCTTTTCCATCATTTTTGAACCTTGAAAATAAGTAACCTTAAATTCATTGTTCAATTGGAGAACATCATCCTGCAAATACTCGACCTTCGCAAAGCTTTTTGACGGCAATACTTCGATCTTGTGACGCATTAGCGAAGTTTCTCTTTTCTTATCAAATCCCTTAGAAACTATAAGAACCATTTCCAGAGGCGCACCGGTATCATTAATTAAATACACATTCCATTCATAGGCTTCGAATTCTTCATTGAAGACCTTTACCGCGGCAACGTGCACATCCTTAACTTCTGGTATCTCAATATCCTTTTTCAAAATTTATCTTCAGCTTTCTTTTTTATTTTCTGCCATAGAAACCATAGGCCAACTGCAGATACAGCAAGTAAAATAAGGCCTAAAGTGATTTTAATAAGTGCGATAACGAAAGTGACATAGATAATGACGCCAAGTATAATGATAGCTAAAATTAAGACGCCATAATTAGTCATTACAGCGCCGATTTAAATTGCTCAAGAAAACGAATATCATTTTCATAGAACATACGGATATCCTCTATCTGGTATAATAGCATCGCGATCCTTTCTATTCCCATTCCAAAAGCGAAACCAGAATATTCTTTAGGATCTATATTACAATTTCTCAATACGTTTGGATCTACCATTCCGCAGCCCATGATCTCCAGCCACCCGGTTCCTTTAGTGATCCTGTAATCTGTTTCAGTCTCAAGACCCCAGTAAACATCAACCTCAGCACTCGGCTCAGTAAATGGAAAATAAGAAGGTCTTAACCTTATCTTGGATTTTCCGAACAACTGCTTGGTGAAATAAAGGATGGTTTGCTTCATATCTGCGAAAGAAACATCCTTGTCTATATACAAACCTTCCACCTGGTGGAAAATACAATGTGATCTTGCTGAAATTGCCTCATTTCTGAAAACTCTTCCCGGAGAGATCGTCCTGATAGGCGGCTTATTTTCTTCCATGTATCTTACCTGAACCGATGAGGTATGGGTTCTTAGTAAAATATCAGGATCTGTCTGAATAAAGAAAGTATCCTGCATATCCCTCGCAGGATGATATTCCGGAAGGTTCAAAGCAGTAAAGTTATGCCAGTCATCTTCCATCTCAGGTCCCTCAGAAACATTAAAACCTATGTTCGAAAAGATCTCTGTGATCTGATTCTTCACGATTGATATCGGGTGACGTGAACCTATTTCAACTGGTTCTCCCGGCCTGGAAAGATCCCCGTAAACCCCTTTTTCTTCCTGGCTATTTTCAAGCTCCTCTTTTAAAGTATTCACTTTTTCCTGAGCCGCCGTCTTCAATTCATTTATAGCCTGTCCAAAAGCCTTCTTTTCCTCATTAGGAACATTTTTGAATTCAGCAAAATACTCATTCAAAATACCTTTTTTACCAAGATATTTTATTCGGAATGCTTCGATCTTGTCTTTTGTTTTAGCATTAAAGCTTTCAACATCAGCGATATGTCCTTTAATTTTATCGATCATAGGTGATTTCGTTTCGGAAGCGCAAATTTAATAAAATTTAGAGCTAAACCTCCCCTTTTAAGGCCTTATTGTATTTTCTATTTATCTGAAGAAACCTCCAACGGGGTAAGTTTATCATTATAGATATAATTCATCAGGAAAAATACTGATACTGCCCCGAAGATATGCCAAAGCCAGTGCGTGCCCATAGGAATGATATACACGAAATTGTCCAGTATCCTGAAGCTTATGGCTAAACCAAAACTCAAAAATGCTAATAGTACGTAACCCCAGTGATGGAGTTTGGTCGTATAGAAATAGGTAATTATTGGTAGCAGTAAACCTACCACGGTTGCAATATAACCTACTGAAGTTTTTACATGTGGCGATAATGGAATTAACCGTACTCCAAAAACCAGGAATAATATTACCAATATCAACAAAAGCCTTTTTTTCTTACTAACCCGCAACTTTACCGCATAATAGACCGACACTGCCAGGCAAAGTATCACAATTGGCAACCAGTCCATGTACATCCATATATCATGACTTCGCGTGGCATGGTAAACCGTGCCTCCTATAAATCCCAGGAATAGAACCGGGAGGCTCCAGGCTAGAAATCTATGGTTTTTATAATCTTTATAGACTTTTAAAGAAAAGTAGATAATGATCAATAAAAATAAAATATTGCTGTAAGTATTAAACGGTTCCACCGGCAGCCTTCCGGCTAATGTCTCCTGATATATGGGCCCGCTGTCCCGGGGAATAGTAAGTATAAAAGGGCACAGATTCATTTATGAAATATATTCCTTTTCCATAAAATATTGCACTATAGCTTCTTTCATTAACACAGATTGTTCTCCTGCCTTCAGTGTAGGTAATTGCTCCTTTATCTTAAAATGCGGCCAGCCCTCATCATCATAAAAATCGAATTCATAATAACCATAGGGCTCCAGTAAAGTGCAAATAGCTATATGCATTAGATCCAGT from Gramella sp. MT6 harbors:
- a CDS encoding thioesterase family protein; this translates as MYSKKFEIRWSDLDANRHLANSAFVNFMSHTRMSFLMENGFGHKQLSHFNLGPIVFYEHIYYFKEIFAGEPVTVTLELSGLSEDGMFFEFTHRIYDHNGKNCATCEMMGSWINLETRKLTQLPEELFDRLDHTPKSEDFRTLTKEDTRRFGKKPQNLTTEELKDL
- a CDS encoding alpha/beta fold hydrolase, with amino-acid sequence MPVISENYIPPGIFKSGDASTIYAATLRKVEIPIFERERIELSDGDFLDIDWSYPANRNSKNLVILLHGLAGKADRPYMKGMARAFNLKNWTAVGMNFRGCSDELNRLYKSYHAGASDDLAELMTHILSLKEYNKIALIGFSLGGNMLMKYLGENRSLPDEVIGAVGVSVPCDLSGSLGAINRMRNFVYSKRFELNLKQHLYERAEKFPDHLNKKDISACSSLRDIDDLYTSRAHGYKNAADYYKKTSALVYLKGIRKPTLMINAENDSFLSQKCYPIEIAENSEFLHLEIPKYGGHVGFVTRAPLYYHEKRAVEFIESL
- a CDS encoding YicC/YloC family endoribonuclease, whose translation is MIQSMTGFGKSVTQIPNKKITVELKSLNSKNFDLNARIPSQYREKELDLRNIISNSLGRGKVDLSIYVEYTGEQTSTNVNTEVVKNYMDQLKNIVDASEVELLKMAVKMPDALKTERDEIDDEEFKAIEGAVMDALTEINGFRTDEGNALEKDLSMRIANIKNLLDDVIKIDPDRVDAVRERLRKGIDEIKEQVDENRFEQELVYYIEKFDITEEKVRLDNHLDYFQKTLDSKDSNGRKLAFISQEIGREINTIGSKSNYAPMQQMVVQMKDELEKIKEQILNVL
- the gmk gene encoding guanylate kinase → MSEGKLIVFSAPSGSGKTTIVRHLLKHEELKLDFSISATSREPRGNEVDGKDYYFLSLSDFKQKIKNDEFLEWEEVYRDNFYGTLKSEVERIWNKGKHVIFDIDVVGGLDIKHIYPDRTLAVFVKPPSIEELKIRLKKRKTESDDKINMRVAKASIELATAPQFDFIIENNHLGTALKEAYSLVSNYVGAEKPKE
- the nadD gene encoding nicotinate (nicotinamide) nucleotide adenylyltransferase, coding for MNRKVGLFFGTFNPIHTGHLIIANHMAEYSDLEEVWLVVTPHNPHKKKNTLLDNHHRLEMVYRACESYDKLKPSNIEFGLPQPNYTVHTLAHLQEKFPTNDFCLIMGEDNLRNFHKWKNSDVILENHEIYVYPRIAKGEIADRYKEHPKINRIDAPIVEISSTFIRKSIKDLKNVRPLLAEKVWEYMDQMNFYK
- the lysM gene encoding peptidoglycan-binding protein LysM, producing the protein MGIFSFIKEAGKKVFGIDNSDSKEVGVKDDLKQNEKAASKLEQTIKDLNLKAENLKIHIENDMAVISGKALDQATREKIILVVGNSEGIAQVDDKMDVQNTEPEAVFHTVERGDTLSKISKEHYGDANQYPLIFEANKPMLQDPDKIYPGQVLRIPPLGDKR
- a CDS encoding NAD(P)H-dependent glycerol-3-phosphate dehydrogenase, with amino-acid sequence MDKAPSFGVIGGGSWATAIVKMLCENLDEVNWYMRSVYALEHIKKQDHNPNYLSSVEFDNNQLNLSNDINEVVEASEYIIFAIPSAFLKRELDNLTIPLKDKVVFSAIKGIVPETSLIVGEHFNEYFDVPMENIGILTGPCHAEEVALERLSYLTVACQDEKKAEIVAGYLGSDYITCKISDDVIGTEYAAVLKNIYAIAAGIAHGLGYGDNFQSVLMSNAIREMKKFIKKVHKMKRNINDSAYLGDLLVTGYSVFSRNRMFGNMIGKGYTVKSAQMEMSMIAEGYYATESAYKINKEKGAKTPIINAVYAILYEGKNPKKVFNKLVDKLD
- the pheS gene encoding phenylalanine--tRNA ligase subunit alpha — encoded protein: MIDKIKGHIADVESFNAKTKDKIEAFRIKYLGKKGILNEYFAEFKNVPNEEKKAFGQAINELKTAAQEKVNTLKEELENSQEEKGVYGDLSRPGEPVEIGSRHPISIVKNQITEIFSNIGFNVSEGPEMEDDWHNFTALNLPEYHPARDMQDTFFIQTDPDILLRTHTSSVQVRYMEENKPPIRTISPGRVFRNEAISARSHCIFHQVEGLYIDKDVSFADMKQTILYFTKQLFGKSKIRLRPSYFPFTEPSAEVDVYWGLETETDYRITKGTGWLEIMGCGMVDPNVLRNCNIDPKEYSGFAFGMGIERIAMLLYQIEDIRMFYENDIRFLEQFKSAL